The Photobacterium sp. TY1-4 DNA window TAGTGCATCATCTTCCTGGCGCACGGCAATACCGACGCCTTCGCCAACGTAGGTCGGATCGGTGATCAGGTTCCCGGCAAGCTTACAGCACTGGCCGTCCTGGCTGTCTTTGATCCAGCTCATCATCGGAATGATGTCGCCGACCTGCGCATCCAGGCGACCGGAAACCAGATCCAGGTTCACGGCATCCTGGGTCGGATACAGGCGGACATCCGATTCCGGATACAGCGCGGTGAGATAGTCACCCTGCGTACTGGAGCCCTGGGCACCGATGGTCATGCCAGCCAGCGCTTGGGGTGAAAAATCACTGAGTTTGGAATCTTTAGGGACCACGAAGGTCATGGCTGATTTCTGATACGGGTCCGTGAAGTCAACGCGTTGCTTGCGCTTCTCGGTGATGAACATCGACGCAATCACGGTATCGTATTTCCCGGCGAGCAGCGCCGGAATGATGCCTTCCCAGTCCTGGGCAACAAAGGTGCACTTGACGTCCATTTTCTCGCACAGCGCATTGCCGATATCAATATCAAATCCCGCCAACTGACCATCGGCCGTGAAGTAGTTGAACGGCGGGTACGCGCCTTCCGTGCCAATGCGCAGGGTGCTTTCTTTGGCCTGGACCTGAGTGAATGGCACGGATGCAAGCAGGACGGACAATGCAAGTGAACAAGCTGTTTTTTTCATTATTATTCCCTTTGTGTGGTACTTCCTGTGTGTGTTTGCAGGTTGCCGGTTTGTCCTCGGCCCTTGCGGGGCCGGGCAACACGATCCTCTTCTACGTTATCGCAGCAACCGGACTTCAAACTGAGTGTTGTTAAAATGTTAATGTTTTACAAATGGAGAATCGTTATGCTATCCATAGCCTCACGCTATGTGAAAACTGCACGGATACAGGAAAACGAATTGCATGCTTTCTTCCCATGAACGTTTATTACGCAACTTAGACTGGAACTTGCTGTACACCTTTCTCACCATTGTTGATGAGAAGAGCATTACCGGGGCGGCGCGAAAACTTTCGCTCAGCCAGCCGAGCGTCAGTAATGCGCTGAAGCGGCTGGAATCACATCTCGGGGTACAGTTGATCACCCGGCGCAAAGGTGTGTTCACGCTGACCTATCAGGGTCTCCGAGTGTATGAGTTTGCGGCGTCCACCCGCCGGGTGCTGACGGATATGGCGGAGCAGTTCTCGCAAAATGAAAGTGAGATCCAGGGCGAAATTGATATCCAGATTGCCAGTCATATTCACTGTCCGGCCTTTGATCAGACCCTGGCCCGCTTCCATCAGTTGTATCCGAATGTGCTGATCACGATTAATACCCAGCCGAGTGCGGAGATTGTTCGTGCCGTTGGCGACGGGGAGCTGCATATCGGGTTGAGTAACAAGAAAGTGTCGCAAACCGGGCTCTGTTTTGACTTGCTCGGGTATGAGCGGATGGGATTTTACTGCGGCCGCAGTCATCCGTTGTTTGGCCGCGAGACCCTTGAGCCGGAAGCGCTCAGCGGTTTGTCCTATGTGTCGTTTGAGAGCGATCAGCCGGGGGAAGGGCTCAGCGCCATTGCCCAATTGCGGACCCAGTTGCCGTTCTGGGGCAAGCTGGTGGCGGTGTCTTCCAACGAAGAGGAGATCCGCCGTTTAATCCTGGCCGGGGTCGGGTTTGGGTCGCTGACGGTCGAAGGGGCGAAACCATTCGTCGAGCTGGGGCATCTGTGGCAATTGCCGCCTTATGATCGCTTGCCGACTGC harbors:
- a CDS encoding ABC transporter substrate-binding protein, with the protein product MKKTACSLALSVLLASVPFTQVQAKESTLRIGTEGAYPPFNYFTADGQLAGFDIDIGNALCEKMDVKCTFVAQDWEGIIPALLAGKYDTVIASMFITEKRKQRVDFTDPYQKSAMTFVVPKDSKLSDFSPQALAGMTIGAQGSSTQGDYLTALYPESDVRLYPTQDAVNLDLVSGRLDAQVGDIIPMMSWIKDSQDGQCCKLAGNLITDPTYVGEGVGIAVRQEDDALRQKLNKALADIVADGTYQAINDKYFSVNILTLE
- a CDS encoding LysR family transcriptional regulator, whose product is MLSSHERLLRNLDWNLLYTFLTIVDEKSITGAARKLSLSQPSVSNALKRLESHLGVQLITRRKGVFTLTYQGLRVYEFAASTRRVLTDMAEQFSQNESEIQGEIDIQIASHIHCPAFDQTLARFHQLYPNVLITINTQPSAEIVRAVGDGELHIGLSNKKVSQTGLCFDLLGYERMGFYCGRSHPLFGRETLEPEALSGLSYVSFESDQPGEGLSAIAQLRTQLPFWGKLVAVSSNEEEIRRLILAGVGFGSLTVEGAKPFVELGHLWQLPPYDRLPTAAVYLVTPETTPLTDVEKRFLAMLRKAVSLNVEQVYFDEPESGVTGSENT